The following are encoded together in the Glycine max cultivar Williams 82 chromosome 8, Glycine_max_v4.0, whole genome shotgun sequence genome:
- the LOC100802134 gene encoding transcription factor TCP2 has protein sequence MEEEDEILQARACKLPRRRGSDGESTNSRFHSSSWHHHNSSRIIRVSRASGGKDRHSKVMTSKGLRDRRVRLSVNTAIQFYDLQDRLGYDQPSKAVEWLIKSASDAISELPSLNNFPDTPQSDDHEKRENTADVAVGVVDGENGNGQNLSLAKSACSSNSETSKGSGLSLSRSDIRVKARERARERTTKEKEKEKEKNDESHRHHHNVVVVPHHNHNVNLVSQTASFTELLTGSDPNKGCDEANNNMMFNKAAGRLQWCSSTTPMDYFLGLSSSRTTTHNHNHLHHHQYSSSSSSGFSLAQIQLGHSLPEAMNHVSAFNNNVSGDNHNHSSSDPHLQQQHLSLIPDHLMSAVVTSSAASSHHHHHHQPSGNDYNLNSTMSSGLAGYNRGTLQSNSPSLLPHSQRFSPIDGSTVPFFIGAASSAAAVAAPAMENNNNNNHHQHQFSSVFDGSRLQLYYGHSDQKGKAKN, from the coding sequence ATGGAGGAGGAGGATGAGATTCTTCAAGCACGGGCGTGTAAGTTGCCAAGAAGAAGAGGCAGTGATGGGGAGAGCACGAACAGCAGGTTCCACAGCAGCAGCTGGCACCACCACAACTCTTCGAGGATCATAAGGGTGTCTCGAGCATCTGGTGGCAAAGACAGGCACAGCAAGGTTATGACTTCAAAAGGGTTGAGAGATAGAAGGGTTAGGCTTTCTGTGAACACTGCCATTCAGTTCTATGACCTTCAAGATCGCTTGGGTTATGACCAACCTAGTAAAGCTGTGGAGTGGCTTATCAAATCTGCTTCTGATGCCATTTCTGAACTTCCTTCTTTGAACAATTTCCCTGACACTCCCCAAAGTGATGATCATGAGAAGAGGGAAAACACCGCTGATGTTGCTGTTGGGGTAGTAGATGGTGAGAATGGCAATGGCCAGAACTTGAGTTTGGCTAAATCTGCTTGTAGTAGCAATTCTGAGACTAGCAAAGGTTCTGGCTTGTCCCTCTCAAGGTCTGATATTCGTGTGAAGGCTAGAGAGAGGGCAAGGGAGAGAACAACaaaggaaaaggagaaagagaaagagaaaaatgatgagTCTCATCGTCATCATCacaatgttgttgttgttcctcATCACAACCACAATGTGAACCTCGTTTCACAAACAGCTTCTTTCACGGAGCTACTCACTGGCAGTGATCCCAACAAAGGGTGTGATGAGGCTAATAACAACATGATGTTCAACAAAGCAGCAGGTAGACTGCAATGGTGTTCATCAACAACACCTATGGACTACTTTCTGGGGCTTTCCTCTTCTAGAACAACGACACACAATCACAATCaccttcatcatcatcaatattcttcttcttcttctagtgGGTTCTCATTGGCACAAATCCAACTAGGACATTCTCTTCCTGAGGCAATGAATCATGTTTCAGCATTCAACAACAATGTGAGTGGTGATAACCACAACCACTCATCATCAGATCCTCATCTGCAGCAGCAACACTTGTCATTGATACCGGATCATCTTATGTCAGCTGTGGTTACTTCTTCTGCTGCTTcttctcatcatcatcatcatcatcagccCAGCGGGAACGATTACAATCTGAACTCCACCATGTCTTCGGGCCTCGCTGGTTACAATAGGGGGACCCTTCAGTCCAATTCTCCGTCTCTGCTGCCTCACTCGCAGAGGTTTTCGCCTATAGACGGATCCACTGTACCTTTCTTCATTGGAGCTGCTTCTTCTGCTGCTGCAGTTGCTGCTCCTGCCAtggagaacaacaacaacaacaaccatcaCCAGCATCAGTTCTCTTCTGTTTTTGATGGCAGCCGCTTGCAACTTTACTATGGCCATTCTGACCAGAAGGGGAAAGCCAAGAACTGA